The following are encoded together in the Fundulus heteroclitus isolate FHET01 unplaced genomic scaffold, MU-UCD_Fhet_4.1 scaffold_43, whole genome shotgun sequence genome:
- the LOC118560425 gene encoding LOW QUALITY PROTEIN: NLR family CARD domain-containing protein 3-like (The sequence of the model RefSeq protein was modified relative to this genomic sequence to represent the inferred CDS: deleted 1 base in 1 codon), with protein QQNSEVPRGPSARQHQTQLDSIFMLLEDNIVTFVKKELKKIQKVLSPDDPDCSESQRDDEEVLEGEDEEQRRSSREALMKITLNFLRRMKQEELADRLQSKQLAAVCQHQLKSGLKEKFQCVFEGIAKAGSPTLLNQIYTELYITEGGTGEVNEEHEVRQIETASRKPHRPETTIRQEDIFKVPPGRDQPIRTVMTKGVAGIGKTVLTQKFTLDWAEDKAHQNIHFIFPFTFRELNVLKEKKFSLVDLVHHFFTETKGICSFEHFQVLFIFDGLDESRLPLDFQNQEILTDATESTSVDVLLTNLIRGKLLPSARLWITTRPAAANQIPPECVGMVTEVRGFTDPQKEEYFRKRFRDEEQARRIISHMKTSRSLHIMCHIPVFCWITATVLEDVLETREGGELPSTLTEMYIHFLVVQTKVKKVKYDGGAETDPHWSPESRKMIESLGKLAFDQLQKGNLIFYESDLTECGIDIRAASVYSGVFTQIFREERGGLYQDKVFCFIHLSVQEFLAALHVHLTFINSGVNLMEETQTSKKSLFSKKPKPKSLHQTAVDQALQSPNGHLDLFLRFLLGLSLQTNQRLLQGLLTQTGSSSQTNQETVQYIKEKISENVSAEKSINLFHCLNELNDRSLVEEIQQSLSSGSLSTDKLSPAQWSALGFILVSSAEDLDVFDLKKYSASEEVLLRLLPVVKASNKALLSGCNLSERSCEALSSVLSSQSSSLRELDLSNNNLQDSGVKLLSAGLESPNCRLETLRLSGCNLSERSCEALSSVLSSQSSSLRELDLSNNNLQDSGVKLLSAGLESPNCRLETLRVEPAGVRWLTPGLRKYSCQLKIDTNTVNRYLKLSKDNRKVKYVKELQSYPDHPDRFDYWSQLLCRTGLTGRCYWEVEWRGEVFISVSYRRIRRKGDIEDCVFGWNDHSWGLNCSDDGYSVWHNKRQTFISSSSSVSKRVAVYVDCPAGILSFYRVSSDSLIHLHTFNTTFTEPLLPGFGFWSSS; from the exons cagcagaactcagaggttcccagaggtccgtctgcccggcagcatcaaacccagctggactccatatttatg ctgctggaggacaacattgtcacttttgtgaagaaggagctgaagaagatccagaaggttctgagtccagatgacccagactgctcagagagtcagagagatgatgaggaggtgttggaaggtgaggatgaagagcagaggaggagtagcagagaggcactgatgaagatcactctgaacttcctgaggaggatgaagcaggaggagctggctgaccgtctgcagagca AACAActtgctgcagtttgtcaacatcaacttaaatctggtctaaaggagaagttccagtgtgtgtttgaggggatcgctaaagcaggaagtccaacccttctgaaccagatctacacagagctctacatcacagagggagggactggagaggtcaatgaggaacatgaggtcagacagattgaaacagcatccaggaaaccacacagaccagaaacaaccatcagacaagaagacatctttaaagtcccacctggaagagatcaaccaatcagaacagtgatgacaaagggagtggctggcattgggaaaacagtcttaacccagaagttcactctggactgggctgaagacaaagcccaccagaacatccacttcatatttccattcaccttcagagagctgaatgtgctgaaagagaaaaagttcagcttggtggaccttgttcatcacttctttactgaaaccaaaggaatctgcagctttgaacacttccaggttctgttcatctttgatggtctggatgagagtcgacttcctctggacttccagaaccaggagatcctgactgatgctacagagtccacctcagtggatgttctgctgacaaacctcatcagg gggaaactgcttccctctgctcgcctctggataaccacacgacctgcagcagccaatcagatccctcctgagtgtgttggcatggtgacagaggtcagagggttcactgacccacagaaggaggagtacttcaggaagagattcagagatgaggagcaggccaggaggatcatctcccacatgaagacatcaagaagcctccacatcatgtgccacatcccagtcttctgctggatcactgctacggttctggaggacgtgttggagaccagagagggaggagagctgcccagcaccctgactgagatgtacatccacttcctggtggttcagaccaaagtgaagaaggtcaagtatgatggaggagctgaaacagatccacactggagtccagagagcaggaagatgattgagtctctgggaaaactggcttttgatcagctgcagaaaggaaacctgatcttctatgaatcagacctgacagagtgtggcatcgatatcagagcagcctcagtgtactcaggagtgttcacacagatctttagagaggagagaggagggctgtaccaggacaaggtgttctgcttcatccatctgagtgttcaggagtttctggctgctcttcatgttcatctgaccttcatcaactctggtgtcaacctgatggaagaaacacaaacatctaagaagtctttattttctaagaaaCCTAAACCAAAGTCTCTTCACCAGAcagctgttgatcaggccttacagagtccaaatggacacctggacttgttcctccggttcctcctgggactttcactgcagaccaatcagagactcctacaaggtctgctgacacagacaggaagtagctcacagaccaatcaggaaacagttcagtacatcaaggagaagatcagtgagaatgtgtctgcagagaaaagcatcaatctgttccactgtctgaatgaactgaatgatcgttctctagtggaggagatccaacagtctctgagttcaggaagtctctccacagataaactgtctcctgctcagtggtcagctctgggtttcatcttagtgtcatcagcagaagatctggatgtgtttgacctgaagaaatactctgcttcagaggaggttctcctgaggctgctgccagtggttaaagcctccaacaaagctct actgagtggctgtaacctctcagagagaagctgtgaagctctgtcctcagttctcagctcccagtcctccagtctcagagaactggacctgagtaacaacaacctgcaggattcaggagtgaagcttctctctgctggactggagagtccaaactgcagactggaaactctcag actgagtggctgtaacctctcagagagaagctgtgaagctctgtcctcagttctcagctcccagtcctccagtctcagagaactggacctgagtaacaacaacctccaggattcaggagtgaagcttctctctgctggactggagagtccaaactgcagactggaaactctcag ggtggagcctgctggagtccgatggttgacaccaggtctgaggaagt attcctgtcaactcaaaatcgacacaaacacagtgaacaGATACCTGAAACTGTCtaaagacaacaggaaggtgaaATATGTGAaggagcttcagtcatatcctgatcatccagacagatttgattACTGGtctcagctgctgtgtagaactggtctgactggtcgctgttactgggaggtcgagTGGAGAGGAGAGGTTTTtatatcagtgagttacagaagaatcaggaggAAAGGAGACATTGAAGACTGTGTGTTTGGATGGAATGATCATTCCTGGGGTCTGAACTGCTCTGATGATGGTTACTCTGTCTGGCAcaataaaagacaaacattcatctcctcctcctcctccgtctccaaaagagtagcagtgtatgtggactgtcctgctggtattctgtccttctacagagtctcctctgactcactgatccacctccacaccttcaacaccacattcactgaacctctgcttcctggctttgggttctggtccagttct